A portion of the Juglans microcarpa x Juglans regia isolate MS1-56 chromosome 1D, Jm3101_v1.0, whole genome shotgun sequence genome contains these proteins:
- the LOC121265680 gene encoding probable polygalacturonase isoform X1 yields MKILVALLLLLALSNAVKTNGDKSDGQCDYKLTLEPRPHSVSILEFGAVGDGKTLNTLAFRNAIFYLKSFADKGGAQLYVPPGRWLTGSFNLTSHLTLFLEKGAVILGSQDPSHWEVVEPLPSYGRGVDVPGRRYRSLVNGYMLLDVVITGDNGTIDGQGSVWWDWYNYHSLNYSRPHLVEFVASEYVVVSNLTFLNAPAYNIHPVYCSNVHVQNVSISAPPDSPYTVGVVPDSSDNVCIEDCIIDMGYDAIALKSGWDEYGIAYGRPTTNVHIRRVRLKSYSGSSLAFGSEMSGGISDVHVEQVYLYNSFGGIEFRTIKGRGGYIKRIIISDVEMANIFLAFAATGQCGSHPDNNYDPNALPVFDHITLQDVIGTNITIAGSFTGIQESPFTSICLFNVSFSISSGSPTSWVCSNVFGFSESVFPEPCPELQSSYPNSSSTCLSLLHFNGEFAVL; encoded by the exons ATGAAGATCCTA GTGGCACTGCTCTTGCTGCTGGCACTCAGCAATGCTGTCAAAACCAATGGAGATAAGAGTGATGGACAGTGTGATTATAAGCTGACATTGGAGCCAAGACCACATAGTGTGTCTATCTTGGAGTTTGGTGCTGTGGGAGATGGTAAAACATTGAATACCTTAGCCTTCCGGAATGCCATTTTCTATCTCAAGTCCTTCGCTGATAAAGGTGGTGCTCAGCTCTATGTGCCACCGGGAAGGTGGCTTACAGGAAGCTTCAATCTTACCAGCCACCTTACACTCTTCTTGGAAAAAGGTGCTGTCATTCTTGGATCTCAG GACCCATCGCATTGGGAAGTTGTTGAACCCTTACCATCATACGGTAGGGGGGTGGATGTTCCCGGAAGAAGATATCGAAGCTTGGTAAATGGATATATGTTACTTGACGTGGTGATTACAG GTGATAATGGAACCATTGATGGCCAGGGCTCAGTTTGGTGGGATTGGTATAATTATCATTCTTTGAACTACAGCCGCCCTCATCTTGTGGAGTTTGTGGCGTCTGAATATGTAGTAGTTTCAAATCTTACTTTCTTGAATGCCCCTGCATATAACATCCATCCAGTCTATTGCAG TAACGTGCATGTTCAGAATGTCTCTATCTCTGCTCCCCCTGATTCCCCCTACACCGTTGGTGTAGTTCCAG ACTCCTCAGATAATGTGTGCATAGAGGATTGCATCATCGATATGGGCTATGATGCCATTGCCCTCAAGAGTGGTTGGGATGAGTATGGTATTGCTTATGGGAGACCCACCACTAATGTACACATCAGAAGGGTCCGCCTAAAATCATATTCGGGTTCTTCCCTTGCTTTTGGTAGTGAGATGTCTGGTGGCATTTCGGATGTGCATGTTGAGCAGGTCTATCTATACAACTCATTTGGCGGGATTGAGTTTAGAACCATCAAGGGCAGAGGTGGTTACATTAAGAGAATCATTATATCAGATGTTGAAATGGCAAACATCTTCTTGGCATTTGCTGCCACTGGTCAGTGCGGGTCCCATCCAGACAACAACTATGATCCTAATGCTCTCCCAGTTTTTGACCACATCACCTTGCAAGATGTGATTGgcacaaacatcacaattgCTGGAAGCTTTACAGGTATACAAGAATCTCCTTTTACTTCTATCTGTCTATTCAATGTCTCCTTCTCAATTAGTTCTGGATCCCCCACTTCTTGGGTATGTTCCAATGTCTTTGGCTTTTCGGAGTCCGTGTTCCCTGAACCTTGCCCTGAACTTCAGAGCTCATATCCAAATTCTTCCTCAACTTGCCTTTCCCTCCTGCATTTCAATGGAGAATTTGCAGTCTTATGA
- the LOC121265680 gene encoding probable polygalacturonase isoform X2 — MPFSISSPSLIKVVLSSMCHREGGLQEASILPATLHSSWKKVLSFLDLSLGFSHTLSFVKDPSHWEVVEPLPSYGRGVDVPGRRYRSLVNGYMLLDVVITGDNGTIDGQGSVWWDWYNYHSLNYSRPHLVEFVASEYVVVSNLTFLNAPAYNIHPVYCSNVHVQNVSISAPPDSPYTVGVVPDSSDNVCIEDCIIDMGYDAIALKSGWDEYGIAYGRPTTNVHIRRVRLKSYSGSSLAFGSEMSGGISDVHVEQVYLYNSFGGIEFRTIKGRGGYIKRIIISDVEMANIFLAFAATGQCGSHPDNNYDPNALPVFDHITLQDVIGTNITIAGSFTGIQESPFTSICLFNVSFSISSGSPTSWVCSNVFGFSESVFPEPCPELQSSYPNSSSTCLSLLHFNGEFAVL; from the exons ATGCCATTTTCTATCTCAAGTCCTTCGCTGATAAAGGTGGTGCTCAGCTCTATGTGCCACCGGGAAGGTGGCTTACAGGAAGCTTCAATCTTACCAGCCACCTTACACTCTTCTTGGAAAAAGGTGCTGTCATTCTTGGATCTCAG CCTTGGATTTTCACACACACTGTCATTTGTTAAGGACCCATCGCATTGGGAAGTTGTTGAACCCTTACCATCATACGGTAGGGGGGTGGATGTTCCCGGAAGAAGATATCGAAGCTTGGTAAATGGATATATGTTACTTGACGTGGTGATTACAG GTGATAATGGAACCATTGATGGCCAGGGCTCAGTTTGGTGGGATTGGTATAATTATCATTCTTTGAACTACAGCCGCCCTCATCTTGTGGAGTTTGTGGCGTCTGAATATGTAGTAGTTTCAAATCTTACTTTCTTGAATGCCCCTGCATATAACATCCATCCAGTCTATTGCAG TAACGTGCATGTTCAGAATGTCTCTATCTCTGCTCCCCCTGATTCCCCCTACACCGTTGGTGTAGTTCCAG ACTCCTCAGATAATGTGTGCATAGAGGATTGCATCATCGATATGGGCTATGATGCCATTGCCCTCAAGAGTGGTTGGGATGAGTATGGTATTGCTTATGGGAGACCCACCACTAATGTACACATCAGAAGGGTCCGCCTAAAATCATATTCGGGTTCTTCCCTTGCTTTTGGTAGTGAGATGTCTGGTGGCATTTCGGATGTGCATGTTGAGCAGGTCTATCTATACAACTCATTTGGCGGGATTGAGTTTAGAACCATCAAGGGCAGAGGTGGTTACATTAAGAGAATCATTATATCAGATGTTGAAATGGCAAACATCTTCTTGGCATTTGCTGCCACTGGTCAGTGCGGGTCCCATCCAGACAACAACTATGATCCTAATGCTCTCCCAGTTTTTGACCACATCACCTTGCAAGATGTGATTGgcacaaacatcacaattgCTGGAAGCTTTACAGGTATACAAGAATCTCCTTTTACTTCTATCTGTCTATTCAATGTCTCCTTCTCAATTAGTTCTGGATCCCCCACTTCTTGGGTATGTTCCAATGTCTTTGGCTTTTCGGAGTCCGTGTTCCCTGAACCTTGCCCTGAACTTCAGAGCTCATATCCAAATTCTTCCTCAACTTGCCTTTCCCTCCTGCATTTCAATGGAGAATTTGCAGTCTTATGA
- the LOC121246677 gene encoding uncharacterized protein LOC121246677, which yields MDKVWMLIEDRLHSNEYAEGVRQFLAMAQAHTLGSNHIRCPCRRCRNRAFHSSLTVEDHLFIIGIDPTYTEWIFHGEDDPFLDATFSDDEGDNASAYNDYIDDFDEMLDDIRHGLFMDNSTRNEENANTNDQPSTSNTPANLNFEDLVADARRPLYPSCAKFLKLSFIVKLLHIKSIGGWTVKSFDMVIKLLQAAFPHALFPDSFNDAHRLEHDLGFIYKKIHVCPNDCALFWKENADHNECSKCKASRWIVTTSKQQRIPQKVLRYFPLKPRLQRLFMSKKTAQAMRWHVEARGDDPTCMRHLADSKVWKEFDEKHGWFSQDPRNVRLGLVSDGFNPFNNMSKPYSIWPVLLVRYNLPPWSCMKYPYTMLSLLITGPKAPGNDIDVFLRPLVDELSELWEEGIHTFDAYNGQMFRLHAALLWTINDFPAYANLSG from the coding sequence ATGGATAAGGTTTGGATGCTTATCGAAGATAGATTGCATTCCAATgaatatgctgaaggtgttagACAATTCCTGGCTATGGCTCAAGCCCACACACTTGGATCCAATCACATTAGGTGTCCCTGTAGGAGATGCCGAAATAGAGCTTTCCACTCTTCTCTGACGGTCGAAGATCATTTGTTCATCATAGGGATTGATCCAACTTATACGGAATGGATATTCCATGGAGAAGATGATCCCTTCCTAGATGCTACATTTTCTGATGATGAAGGTGACAATGCATCAGCTTACAATGACTACATTGATGATTTCGAcgagatgttagatgacattCGTCATGGGTTGTTTATGGATAATTCAActagaaatgaagaaaatgcaAACACAAATGATCAACCCTCCACCTCTAATACTCCAGCAAACCTTAATTTTGAGGATTTGGTAGCCGACGCACGACGTCCACTTTATCCTTCATGTGCTAAGTTCTTAAAGCTATCATTTATAGTCAAGTTGCTTCACATCAAGAGCATTGGTGGTTGGACCGTGAAGTCCTTTGACATGGTTATAAAGCTTCTGCAAGCTGCATTTCCCCATGCTCTATTCCCTGACTCATTTAATGACGCTCATCGCTTGGAGCATGACTTAGGctttatttacaaaaagataCATGTGTGCCCAAATGATTGTGCAttgttttggaaggaaaatgctgaTCATAATGAATGCTCTAAATGTAAAGCATCTAGGTGGATTGTAACTACAAGTAAGCAACAGAGAATACCACAAAAAGTTCTCCGATATTTCCCCCTGAAGCCGCGCTTGCAGAGGCTATTTATGTCAAAGAAGACAGCCCAAGCCATGAGATGGCATGTAGAAGCACGTGGTGACGATCCGACATGCATGCGTCATCTAGCCGATTCTAAGGTatggaaagaatttgatgaaaaaCATGGTTGGTTTTCCCAAGATCCTCGCAATGTTAGACTTGGTTTGGTGAGTGATGGGTTTAACCCATTCAATAACATGAGCAAACCGTACAGCATATGGCCGGTACTACTTGTGCGTTACAACTTGCCCCCTTGGTCATGTATGAAATATCCATATACCATGTTGTCGTTGCTAATCACTGGCCCAAAGGCACCAGgaaatgatattgatgttttCTTGCGCCCTCTTGTCGATGAGTTGAGTGAGTTATGGGAAGAGGGTATTCATACCTTTGATGCGTACAATGGGCAAATGTTTAGATTGCATGCAGCGTTGCTTTGGACTATCAATGACTTTCCCGCATATGCCAATCTTTCTGGTTAG